Below is a window of Candidatus Leptovillus gracilis DNA.
ACGGTCAACACAGCCATAACGACAGGTGAAACGGCCGTTGCTACTGCTGCTCAGGACGGACAAGCCAAGATTTCCTCGGCCGTTGATGGAGGGGTAGAAACGGTCAACACAGCCATAACGAATGGACTGCAAATTATTCAGCAAGATGTTACTCAAGCGCAGAGTGAACTAAAGAAAGAATTGGATGCAGGTAAGTTGAAAATAAGACGGTTTGCCTGGCTTACAAGTCTAAACACTAACATTATTCTTATCACAGTAGCGTTACTGATTGTCGCTTTATTCCTTGGGGGCAACATCTTGTTTCAAAAAATAAATAATGTTTCAACCAGCCTTGCCGCACTTAAAAACGAACTAACTAGTGCCACACGTATAGTTAACGAAATAAATCAAAGAGTTTTAGTAATCGAATCCAGTGAGGAATCACAGGACACACAGATTTTTTACTTAGAAGAACAAGTTGCTGATTGGGCAAATTTGTTAAATGACATAACGGCAATGAACAACAAGTTGCAAGAACAAGATGATTTGTTATTAGTAAATCGAACAGAAATTGACGATATACAACAACGTATAGAAACGTTGGAGTCCCAAATCGAGAGATCATTTGAAGAAAGCTCTTTGGAAGTCGAGAAACCATCAGAAGAGTCGTCAGAATCGGAAGAAGAATCTGAAGAACTGAACCCCGTGCAAAATGTTGTTTGCGAGTTAGGCTCCAATCCTAACCAACGCGCTGCCCTACGAATTCTTCCGAATGGGGAAATAAAAGGATTCTTGGAATTAAATCGTCAACCAGTTGAAATATCGGGAATCTCAACAGATGGCTCATACCTGATCGTGTTAGTAGGTTTAAATGGCATTGATTGGAATGATCGAGAAGAAGTGTATCGTCAAGCATGGGTTATGCGTGGGAATGTTCCAACCTGCAATGCACCCGCTGAATTGTTGATCCGCACTCCCGTTCCTCTGCAACCTATCCTTAGAAACGAAGTTGACCCGACAATTTTAGATACAAGATGACAGATGAAGACCATCTCCAAAAGGTACGTAATTCAAGCACCTTTGATAAAAAGAAGCATAATACAGGTTAGATAAGATAGGTGTGACATGGACAAGGAAGGCAACTCAATAGATCATCCGCGCGATTTGTGGAACAGTGGTGAATGTGACACGGCCGTTGCCAATCTGGCAAACAGCAGTTTCCAAGACGACCAATTTCTGGCCGAGCATCTAGAGAAGCTGCTGCAAATCGTCCAGGGTGGACTGGCTTCCTCAAATCCGGAGCAAAAAAGTAGCTTACTGCAAGAGGCGGAGGCTCAAGTTATCATGTGGTTGCCTACAGAATGGGAAGAACCACAGAGTTATATTGAGTTGGCTAATCAAGTAGCTGCATTGTCGGTATTGGAGCTAGAAGATAGGCAAGTGGAAGCGAACGATGGAGTAAATGGCTCTACAGCTAAGACCGCTATGCCAGATGGAGATGTTCTTCCAGAATCAGATGGCATCGAGCCTGAGGAAATCAAAGACGACGTGCCAACAGTTGAAGAAGACCTGCCGGCTACAGATGAAGAAGAAAACATTCCAGATTCTATTCGTGTTAACTATTATGTAGAAGAAGGGCGGGAAGCATATAGCCAAAAGCGGTATCAGCAAGCGCTAGATGCTTATCGAAGAGCGTGCAGTCTGTTAGAAGATGCTGGACTCCCGCGGGAAGATGTGGAACTTGAGTATTATCAGGATGTCGTTGCTAAAGTGAGGCAAGCAGAAAAGGCTGTCCTGTTGCAACTGCAGTTGACTGCAAATCTACAGGAAATTGAAGAGCTAATTACTACTGAACAGTACAGCGATGCTTTGGCGCTGTGCCAAGAATTGGCCGTGCTGGAGGATAAACGGGTAAGTCAATTGGCGGAAGAAGCCCAAAAGAAGCAGCAGACAGCCCAGGAGGTAAAACGCGCCCAAGAGCGGGCCGAGGAATTGGAGCAGCAAGAGAAATATGACGAAGCGCTTATCTTCCTGAGCGCCTGGCAAGACCAGCCCGGTGTAGGCAGCCAAATCGAGAGGGTCCAGCAAAAGCAAGCAGCGCGCCAGGCGCAAGTAGAAGACTACATTCGTCAAGCCCATGAAGCGGCCGATAAACAAGATTTTTCTACAGCCATCTCCCTATATTATGCTGCCCTGACACTAAACCCTCATGACACTCGCATCCAGGTAGAACGACAGCAAACAGAAGAAGCCCTGCAACTGTGGCAAGAAATTGATGACTTGCTCAAGGAAGCACAAGAGGATTTTCTAAATGGACGTTGGGAGCAGTGTGAACAAAAGTATAGAGAGGCTCTCGAGAAAGATCATGAAGACTGGTTCAAATCGCGCCTTGACGTAGAACAGAAAGATTTTGAAGCAGCGATTCGTAAGGAGAAAGAAGAAAGTCGGAAAACACTCGATGCAGTTATACCGAAAGAAAAGTGGCCCGATAAGCTTGTTGAAGAAATTCGACGGTTCTATAAATTTCCAACCCGCCACTTTTCAACAGATGAATTGCAAAAAGATCAAGATCAATTAGAAAAAGCGGCATCAGATTATCTGGCAGGGCATTATCAGTTTCATTTGTCCTCTTTATTGACTAGGATAGGTGAACGTAAGTTAGAAACCATTTGGTCAGAATTGGCGGGTCAAGTTACAGAAACCATCAATAAATGGAAGCCGATACGAGAGGACAATCTTGTTGACAGCTTTTTGAAGACTGCTAACGCAAGGCAATACGAAGAGGTCATCAATGCACTGGATGAAATGGCTCGCTTGTCATCAGATTTGCGAGAAGCTGCTCAGACCGCGCCACAGATAGATGAAGCTATCACATTTTGTCAGCAGGCTCGTAAAGATAGCCGTTATCTACCCACAGCCATCGCACAAACCCGACAACTTCTACAGGAACGAGAATCGGACACAGTTGTAGCCAGTCTACTCCTTCCCCGCTACGAACGCTTACAGACGCTACAGACGCAGTTAGAAGAATTGCAGCGCTCACGCCTGGAAAAAGAGATAGGCGCAGACTTAATCCTTATTGAACAGTATCTCCATCGAGATGAGATAGTAGAAGCACGGCAACGATTAGATACTGTTGTTGCTAAAGAGCTGACCGACGGAAGCTCAGAACTTGCTCAGTATCACCGCCTAGATCGCTGGTGTCGACGTGTAGAAGATATAAATGCTCGATTAGACAAAGCCGAGAAAGCTTATCATCAGGGGAAATGGCAGAAATTGTATCGCGCTGCAGAGGCAATACGAAAAGCCTATACACAGACAGAAAGCAACCCTGGCGATCATAACAACAATCAGTCAGCTTTTGTTTCCCCGTTTTATGAAAGCAGGATCCAGGAGCTGAAAGAAAATGCTTTAGAGTTACAAAACTTAACCCAAGGGTTAAAACGACTTGATCAATACGACGAGAAACGTTTGCTCCAACCGCAATTCACAAGTGAAGAGCTGGCTACCATCGAACAAGCTGTTGCCAAAGCGTGGGAGGTGGATGCAGAAAGCGAGTACGTGAATCATTATCATCACATATGGCGCAGTATGGTCAATGCTGTTAGTGATGAGATTGCTCAAGTAGAAAAGTTAGAATTAGAGATCGAAGAAGTAGATACAACAAGAAAAGTCAAACATAGACTTGACCAAGCGCTGGAACATACTCTCGTATCGTTTACATTAAAACCAACTAATAACCATGAAGGTCTGGTTGCACGACTGAATCAGCACCAAATTGATTTAGTAAACGCAGGCGAGTTAGAGCGGGCAGCGCATCGTTCAGCCTGGGTAGACCGCTCATACCGTGAGGCCAGCTTAAAGCTGCGCGAAGCAGCCAATTTGGTTTTGGACTTTGCTCCAGCCCTATCAGCAAAGTTTGCTGAAGAAGCTGCCAAGTATGATGAAAAGGAAGCCTATCAACAACCTTTTCTTGAACGAGTTGCTGAAGTAGAGCAACAGGCCAGGGCTGGCCAACTGTTAGAAGCATTGTCCATATGGCAGGAAGCGAATCGTCTCTTCAAACAAATGCCGCCTGATGAGCGCAACGACAAAGCTTTGGAAGAAATTCGTGGGGTGCTGGAAAAAGCGCTATTAAATCGGTTAAGGGTAGCCGCAAAAGCAAAGGACTACAAAACATTGACCGACCTGCTAAGCCAAGACGCGGTTAGTCAGTTTGCCTTTGACGAACGGTCACAGGAGGAAATACAAGTCTACCGGCGTCAGGTAAAGCGTGAGCAGGCGCGTCAATCCTTCATTGACGCCTTGAGCGACGATGATTTGAGTGCTGCCCAGGCTAACTTGATTGACCTGCAAAACTATACCGACCAGAATGACAGAGAAGAGTCCCAGGAATTAACCCGTTGGCGACAACAGTATCAAGCTGGGGAAGCGGTCGCCAGAGCGTATAGATATCGAGATACATTACAAGAACAGGAACTCGTTGGCCAAAGCGTGGAAAGCCTGCGTACGGAGTTGCACGAATTGCGGGAATTAGAGAAGACGCTCCTCTCGCTGCGCGATTTTTACCTGGCTGACCCGCACCGACTTACCTTTATTCTGGAAACGCTTAAGCTGCAGATGGCAATTAAGCAGGCGCAACTGCATGAGAAAGAGGAGAAGTTTGAGCAGGCTGTTACGGCTTACGAGGCTGTGGCTAGGCTAAATCCCGACAATCCTGATTGGATGCGAGCAGCCAACAGAATTAAAGAAACGCTGAAACATTACCAAGCCGCCAAAGAAGCAGGCAACGATCAACTAGAAGAAGCATTGAATCACCTGGCGCAAATTGATCTGGAAAGCCGAAACTGGCCACAAGTAGAGGCGCTTTGTCAAGACTATCTACAAAGAATACGTGAGCAAGGTCAATTAGCGGAAGATATCCATGATTATCAGGAAGCTCTTTATTATTATCAACTGGTACAAAAAATAGAAGTTACCGATGAAGCGTACCCACGTCTCGCGCGGTATCTCAAAAGCCAGTTGAGTGAGCGACGTCGCCAAGCAGGTCTGGCACTCAACGATTACAATATGTCAGCAGACGAATTAACTGCGCTTGTTGAAGAAATACATGAAGCTGCAAAATGGCAAGTTGAAAAACCTGAAGATACAGAAAAATGGGCGTCGCACTTAATCCGGGAATTGACCAGGCATAAAGAAACCATTGAACATGCTGATGAAAATGTAATGCAAGCTCAGGTCACCCTAGAACAGGCGCGAGAAAATGGCGAGTTCCAGCGGGTATTTGATGCCTTCGAGGGTGTGCCATTGCGCCTCAAGCGACAACGGAATAGGGTGCGAACTGTATATGAAGCGACCGTGACAGACAGAAATCGTTATGAACGCATTCGCAGTGCCATCAGTGAATTTGAGGGAAGCGCCAAAAAATTGGGAGACATGGACAAGTTGGAGAACGTATTGAGCGAGCAAGACATTGAACAACGGCTGCAAGTTACACGAGAAGCCTGGGAAATGTTAGGCCGATATATTGCGGAGGCTTGATTGTATTATGACCAACCAAGACACGGCCCAACTTGTACGTATGGAAGTGCGTCAAAAAAACGAAAACAAGAGATTATTGCAAGAAAAATTAGATCAGGCTCAACATAATTTAACGGTAGGTCAAGATAATACAAGTAAAACAAAAGAGTTTCTTGATAGCGAATCGTTTGCAGAGGCTGCCGCCCTGGCCTCACAAAATCTCGATATTATTAACCGTGCCCGGTTGGCTATCACTGAAATCGAACAAAGCGAAAAGTTAAGCAATGAGGCCCGTGAAATAGAAAGAGAGGCAATGCGTCTGGCAATCGAAGTCGAAACTACTCTTATTACTGTGGAACAACAGGAGATCCAGGCGCGGATATACCGTGATGCCTTGCGTGATTATGGGGATGAGTTGAATACGGCCATAGAATATCGCCACTGGTCACTAGCTTATGCCTATTGTCAACATGCGTCACAATTAGCGCCGAACAATAGTTGGTTTCAACAGAAAAATCAAGAAATATCAGAGTACTCCTCCAAACAAAAAGGACACATTAGTCCAAATTTTAGGAGTGGACTGTTACTCGTGTTTCTTATCTCTTTAATTTCTGTTGCCTTATTCTATGTTTTTTGGCAACAACTAGAACCATCCTTTGTTCCGCCTTACCGGCATACTTTAACGACGACCACAGCACTCGCTTCGTTCCCATTGTCATTCTCAGATAACAGCTTCAGCGCTGGCCAAACAAGTTGATAACCCTACTACGATTATATCCGAGGGAGTAATTAGCCATGAGATTTGCAGTTCTTTCCGATATTCACGCAAACCTGCCTGCATTACAAGTGGTTTTGGATCATGCTGTGCAACATCGCGTTGATCAATACCTGTTCATTGGCGATTTAGTGGTATATGGTCCTCATCCCAATGAATGTGTAGAAAGATTATATGACTTAATGGCGGATAGTTGGCAAACTCACGCGATCGCTGGCAATAATGATAGTGCAGTTGCTTGCAAATTAGATCCCCAGGAAGCTGCCACAAATATACCCGCCCAAAAAAGTTACGAATGGACCCTGGGGGCGATTACCCCGCAAAACCTGAAGCGCGTAGAAAGTTTACCAGGTGCATTAGAACCAGATCAGGCTAAGCCAATCATTGCTTCTGAGCAGATCACCATATTTCACGGCACAATCGCCGATCCAATTGGTCGCTCTATGTATATGGAACAGGATGATTTTACTATCAAGAATTCACTGCGACGCCTACCGACAAGCATAGGTATTTATGGACATACGCACAAGCCAGCGATTTACCGGGCCAAACCTAAATCAGAAACCGATCTCTTTTTTAGTTACACAAGAATATTGCCAGACTATAACTCGGATGGAACATTCTTATATTCTTTTGCTGATTTAGAGGTTGGCGAGCGACTTCTCATTAACTCTGGTAGTGTTGGACAACCTCGCGACAATAATCCAAAAGTTGCCTATGTAATCGTTGACGAGATGAGGAAGACAGCTGATTTTTTCCGCCTCGAATACGATATTGCATCAGTTCAGGAAGACATGTATAAGTTTGGTTTGCCGGAAAATCATATCAACCGTTTAGCTGAAGGTAGGTAAGGCATCTTCCAAAAAATAATCAAGGGTTTTGAGGGGTGAGGGGTCGGATTTGAACAAACCATTTTTCAAGTCCTTCCTCCCGCTCAAACCGTTCTTCAAGTAAAGTCATTGCTTTCAGACTCAGCTTTTTTCCTGTCTCATAAATGCCAGTAACCAAGTTGATTGTCGGTTCAATTTTCTGCCAGGTCATTAATTGAGTGAAGCCCAGTACGGCTTCCACGCTGTCTAATAGAGAACCATTCCAATGCTGTTCTAAAGCACTCCATACTCGTTCGATAGGATTGTACTTGCTGTGATAGGGCGGATAGTAGGCTAAGCGAATGGTCAAATCAGTCTCATCAGCAAATTGTGTCATTCTATACATGAATTGTGTCCGTCGGCTATGATTTTCGGGGCCATTATCCTGATACAACAAAAGCGTTTGCACTTGGGGCTGTTCCATCTGAATCTGTTGCCAACAATCAGCGATGCAATCGGAAATGAAATCACTTGTCACACGCCCTTGGGTGCAATAGAGATAGAGCCGATGGTGGTCGGGCAGAAGAATACCATAAGGGGTCATCGTTTCTTTGGCTTGGAAATCATGGTCAGCCGCCTTAATGACGAGGCGGCTCTTCCCTTTGCGACTAAATTCACCTATTTTGACCGTTGCTTTGGCATCTAGTACCGTAACTTTCTAAAAATGAGGGGTGAGGTTATCCTTGAGGAATGGAAAAAATCTATCATGTTGACCTTACACCTAAACAAAGAAAGCATTTGGAGAAAATAGTGTGCGTGGGCAGCAATAAAGCAAAAGTGATTACCCGCGCTCACATTCTCTTAAAAAGCGACGAAGGTAAAACGGACAAAGAAATTGCCGCGCTGTTATATATTGGTGAAGAAACTGTACGCCGAACACGGCAGCGTTTTTGGCATGACGGTATGGAAATGGCGTTGAATGGCAATCCATACCCGCCGTCCGAACCAAAATTAACGGATGAACAAGAAGCATATTTGGTGGCGTTAGCCTGCAGCGACCCACCGGAAGGATACGCCCAGTGGACAATTGAGTTGCTGACCGAAAAGATGATCGCTGAGGGCATTGTGATGTCCATTAGTCGAGAAAAGGTACGGCTAACCTTAAAAAAAACAACCTCAAGCCCTGGCTGATAAAAAGTTGGTGTATTGTCACGATTACGCCCTTGTTCATCAGACGAATGGAAGCGATTTTGGCTTTATACCGGCAAGAATACGACCCCAAACGTCCAACGGTTTGTTTTGATGAAGCCAGTTATCAATTGTTGGGTCATGTACGCGACCCTATTCTGGTAAAGCCAGGTGTGTTGGCTAAACAAGATTCAGAATATAAACGCAATGGTACTCGGAACTTGTTTATGATTGTCGAGCCTAAAGCTGGCAAGCGAACAGTACTCATAACTCGCCAGCGCAAAAAACAAGATTTTGCTTATGCGATGCGCTATTTAGTTGACATTTTATACCCTGATGCAGACTGCATTGATGTCGTCATGGACAATCTCAACACGCACAACACCGCTGTTTTAATAGAAGTTTTCGGTAAAGTAG
It encodes the following:
- a CDS encoding metallophosphoesterase family protein is translated as MRFAVLSDIHANLPALQVVLDHAVQHRVDQYLFIGDLVVYGPHPNECVERLYDLMADSWQTHAIAGNNDSAVACKLDPQEAATNIPAQKSYEWTLGAITPQNLKRVESLPGALEPDQAKPIIASEQITIFHGTIADPIGRSMYMEQDDFTIKNSLRRLPTSIGIYGHTHKPAIYRAKPKSETDLFFSYTRILPDYNSDGTFLYSFADLEVGERLLINSGSVGQPRDNNPKVAYVIVDEMRKTADFFRLEYDIASVQEDMYKFGLPENHINRLAEGR
- a CDS encoding IS630 family transposase, producing the protein MIKSWCIVTITPLFIRRMEAILALYRQEYDPKRPTVCFDEASYQLLGHVRDPILVKPGVLAKQDSEYKRNGTRNLFMIVEPKAGKRTVLITRQRKKQDFAYAMRYLVDILYPDADCIDVVMDNLNTHNTAVLIEVFGKVEADRITNRLCFHYTPPHGSWLNMAEIEIGIMRHQCLRRRLADEWTLQAELMSWEMHSNDACRKIHWGFTVEDARRVFKEYYPSKLES
- a CDS encoding transposase, yielding MGEFSRKGKSRLVIKAADHDFQAKETMTPYGILLPDHHRLYLYCTQGRVTSDFISDCIADCWQQIQMEQPQVQTLLLYQDNGPENHSRRTQFMYRMTQFADETDLTIRLAYYPPYHSKYNPIERVWSALEQHWNGSLLDSVEAVLGFTQLMTWQKIEPTINLVTGIYETGKKLSLKAMTLLEERFEREEGLEKWFVQIRPLTPQNP
- a CDS encoding phage tail tape measure protein produces the protein MDKEGNSIDHPRDLWNSGECDTAVANLANSSFQDDQFLAEHLEKLLQIVQGGLASSNPEQKSSLLQEAEAQVIMWLPTEWEEPQSYIELANQVAALSVLELEDRQVEANDGVNGSTAKTAMPDGDVLPESDGIEPEEIKDDVPTVEEDLPATDEEENIPDSIRVNYYVEEGREAYSQKRYQQALDAYRRACSLLEDAGLPREDVELEYYQDVVAKVRQAEKAVLLQLQLTANLQEIEELITTEQYSDALALCQELAVLEDKRVSQLAEEAQKKQQTAQEVKRAQERAEELEQQEKYDEALIFLSAWQDQPGVGSQIERVQQKQAARQAQVEDYIRQAHEAADKQDFSTAISLYYAALTLNPHDTRIQVERQQTEEALQLWQEIDDLLKEAQEDFLNGRWEQCEQKYREALEKDHEDWFKSRLDVEQKDFEAAIRKEKEESRKTLDAVIPKEKWPDKLVEEIRRFYKFPTRHFSTDELQKDQDQLEKAASDYLAGHYQFHLSSLLTRIGERKLETIWSELAGQVTETINKWKPIREDNLVDSFLKTANARQYEEVINALDEMARLSSDLREAAQTAPQIDEAITFCQQARKDSRYLPTAIAQTRQLLQERESDTVVASLLLPRYERLQTLQTQLEELQRSRLEKEIGADLILIEQYLHRDEIVEARQRLDTVVAKELTDGSSELAQYHRLDRWCRRVEDINARLDKAEKAYHQGKWQKLYRAAEAIRKAYTQTESNPGDHNNNQSAFVSPFYESRIQELKENALELQNLTQGLKRLDQYDEKRLLQPQFTSEELATIEQAVAKAWEVDAESEYVNHYHHIWRSMVNAVSDEIAQVEKLELEIEEVDTTRKVKHRLDQALEHTLVSFTLKPTNNHEGLVARLNQHQIDLVNAGELERAAHRSAWVDRSYREASLKLREAANLVLDFAPALSAKFAEEAAKYDEKEAYQQPFLERVAEVEQQARAGQLLEALSIWQEANRLFKQMPPDERNDKALEEIRGVLEKALLNRLRVAAKAKDYKTLTDLLSQDAVSQFAFDERSQEEIQVYRRQVKREQARQSFIDALSDDDLSAAQANLIDLQNYTDQNDREESQELTRWRQQYQAGEAVARAYRYRDTLQEQELVGQSVESLRTELHELRELEKTLLSLRDFYLADPHRLTFILETLKLQMAIKQAQLHEKEEKFEQAVTAYEAVARLNPDNPDWMRAANRIKETLKHYQAAKEAGNDQLEEALNHLAQIDLESRNWPQVEALCQDYLQRIREQGQLAEDIHDYQEALYYYQLVQKIEVTDEAYPRLARYLKSQLSERRRQAGLALNDYNMSADELTALVEEIHEAAKWQVEKPEDTEKWASHLIRELTRHKETIEHADENVMQAQVTLEQARENGEFQRVFDAFEGVPLRLKRQRNRVRTVYEATVTDRNRYERIRSAISEFEGSAKKLGDMDKLENVLSEQDIEQRLQVTREAWEMLGRYIAEA
- a CDS encoding helix-turn-helix domain-containing protein, which codes for MEKIYHVDLTPKQRKHLEKIVCVGSNKAKVITRAHILLKSDEGKTDKEIAALLYIGEETVRRTRQRFWHDGMEMALNGNPYPPSEPKLTDEQEAYLVALACSDPPEGYAQWTIELLTEKMIAEGIVMSISREKVRLTLKKTTSSPG